In Haloarcula hispanica ATCC 33960, one DNA window encodes the following:
- a CDS encoding winged helix-turn-helix transcriptional regulator has product MSTVTEQVRSHVESKPGVHFNALAADLDIATGQAQYHLRKLRRAGDVVAEEIQGKTHYYSREYDPWERRVLAFARRETARTILLHLLEAESLSADELTDRLGVARSTVSWHVSALADAGILEKSYGERGRVVVALADPDETRRLLAAVRPSLTDRLIDRFTRLVDGGLAAATDDG; this is encoded by the coding sequence ATGTCCACGGTTACTGAGCAAGTGCGTTCCCACGTCGAGTCCAAACCGGGGGTCCATTTCAACGCGCTTGCGGCAGATCTCGATATCGCGACTGGGCAGGCACAGTATCACCTGCGGAAACTGCGTCGTGCCGGCGACGTGGTTGCCGAGGAAATCCAGGGCAAGACGCACTATTACAGCCGGGAGTACGACCCCTGGGAGCGACGTGTGCTCGCGTTTGCCCGGCGCGAGACTGCGCGCACGATTCTCCTGCATCTGCTTGAAGCGGAGTCCCTGTCGGCAGACGAACTGACCGACCGGCTGGGAGTCGCCCGGAGTACGGTCTCCTGGCACGTTTCGGCACTGGCCGACGCGGGGATACTCGAAAAGTCGTACGGCGAACGGGGGCGTGTCGTCGTGGCCCTGGCCGACCCGGACGAGACGCGGCGGCTGCTCGCTGCAGTCCGTCCATCGCTCACGGACCGTCTCATCGACCGGTTCACGCGGCTGGTCGACGGCGGACTCGCGGCCGCAACGGACGACGGCTGA
- a CDS encoding nitrous oxide reductase accessory protein NosL — MSDYAPALTRRHFIVGTATVASLSGCLGTSEEVEPVAIESGQNCDQCGMVIDQHPGPVGQTYYQDNTPEGHDPPARFCSTTCTYRHRFAKEQSGWTPAETFLTDYSATDYDVRTDGGKTIISRHLESEAFASTEELTVVANSEIEGSMGTAIVPFSDSADAESFAEEYGGQTLPAEDITRELVGGM, encoded by the coding sequence ATGTCTGACTATGCACCAGCCCTGACACGCCGGCACTTCATCGTCGGGACCGCGACAGTCGCGTCGCTCTCGGGGTGTCTGGGGACCAGTGAAGAGGTGGAACCGGTCGCCATCGAGAGCGGACAGAACTGTGACCAGTGTGGGATGGTCATCGACCAGCACCCGGGGCCAGTCGGCCAAACGTACTATCAGGACAACACGCCCGAGGGGCACGACCCGCCAGCACGGTTCTGCAGTACGACCTGCACGTATCGGCATCGGTTCGCCAAAGAACAGTCGGGGTGGACGCCTGCGGAGACGTTCCTGACCGACTACAGTGCAACCGACTACGATGTCCGGACTGATGGGGGCAAGACCATCATCTCCCGGCACTTGGAGTCAGAGGCGTTCGCTTCGACTGAAGAGCTCACAGTCGTCGCGAATTCGGAGATAGAGGGGTCGATGGGGACTGCTATCGTCCCGTTCAGCGACAGTGCGGACGCCGAGTCGTTCGCCGAGGAGTACGGCGGCCAGACCCTCCCTGCCGAGGACATAACCCGAGAACTGGTGGGCGGAATGTAG